ACAAGTGTGCCAACAATTGAAGAATCTAATTCATACCGGATTTGACTATACAAAGAGACAGAAAATCAAATCACTGTTTTCATGTGATATTTGTAATGAGTTTGCTAAAATTTACcccaacatttaaatatattcaatattttgcggggtacaacaaaacaaagaacTTACCAGCTCTGCCAGTTCATCAAACAACTTGTCAACATGTCTGATGTGGCCTTGCTTTTCACctgttgaatttaaagaaaggGTTGTCAAAGAggatgcttttgttttatatatttagcgtaatatttgtatttttgctgcAGCCCATTCTGACATCCGAAAAATACTGTCCGAAATGAAACACAAGACAATACAGTCGCGGGAAATAGAAATAGTGTCAAATGATTGAATATAAAGCATACCGCCTAAAGAATTTGCAATTTTTCCAATACACACTGTTATATCAGCACTTAAATTTGAGTACTGCTGTTCATACGACTCAATTAATGTTGACAtgttaatttttgatatttggCCGGAAGTTTATAAAGTGCTCTTGGTTCTTAGCCTCGCGCGCATGATCGTAGCTTTACCTAAGAATACGGAAACCAGTGATTGAAACTTCCTTTTCCGTTCCAAGACAGCCAAGgtacacaacaaaataaatgcacaatTTATATCGGCGCACATCTACACTTTggtgtaaaaaaacaatatttcacgCAGCAGAAcaataatatttctattttccTATACATTAGAACCGTTTTTGGTTTATTATGAACAATAATTAAgctaaaattttcaaaaaatgaatgcTGCACCTAACATAATTTTAGATCATTGGtattatttgtatgttgtttttagTAAACTGAGTGACATGAATTAAGTTCTCTGTTCTACAATGTTAATAGCATGTCATTGCTTGATTTTATcgttttaatcataaaaaaaatcaattttagatGTGCAgtaaattgtatataaaattaaaagtaagttaattttttttgtatatatcatttccaaGCTGCAATCACCTGAAGATATTTGTGTTTCAGATGGTTCAGCGACTGACATTTCGTCGCCGCCTGTCGTACAACACAAAGAGTAACCGCCGCAAGATGTAAGTatctaaaaacaataaaactgaCAACAAGACATTTAGACTCGTTTTtgcggggaatagccgggactttgactttcgattcagccaaccccgggtaaaatctacACCCTGTGGGgtcgaactgatggtcaaatccctgccaaatacccccccccccccccccgggagcctaggtaaggcaaaTTCCACGCTATATTTtgcggcactgcggggccacctgaaaggtaaaaacacggcccatttccccgtcATATCCCCGACTTTgtggggctgtggttacaattgactggtgcattacagaAGGATATGTGTGACATTCTCAGACTTCGCGGAAAGGTAAGCAAAACAAGTGACGTATAGGGAGAGCTTTAAAACCTTGTATTTCCCCTTGACAACTGAGGCGTGTTGCGAAGACAGAGCGCTATTTGTGAGTACTACATGTTATTCAAAAAAGTGCTATATATGAGGTGGTAAAAGTCTAGCTTCAGGGATATATTTGGGGCTCTTGAGTGTCATCGATTCTATATACTCCAGAAGTAGACCCAAAGTTTCCTTCttgtttttaaaggaattttgatttttttcgtttttagCAGATATGTCTATGTGAATGTTGGggaattttattttgtgtaattttaaAGTCTTAAAAAACCTTCACGCACATGTTTTTTCATTAGTCGATAACAAAGTTAGAATCCTAAAACAGACACGAACTATATGGGTAACTTTGTTCAGTTATATAATAACATGATAaccaaatatgttttctttttctctttATGCAATTGCTGCTGTTCCTGATGTGGCTTTGACAACCTATCAGATCAAAAACCCCAGGTAAGCATTTCATGTATCATGGTCATATTTCCATCGATTTGGGGCCAAAGCTCCGCCCCATTCCCCACCTTAAAATTAGTATATTGCCCAGAATTTCTTCTAGATCGTCGTGTAGATGAAAAAATCACATTTCCTTTGTAAGGGCTCAAGCCCCATTCCCCTGAGCTGTACCCTGTATATTTACTTACCGATGAATAAATCTGAAGAATTGAATCACAGAAGCTGTCAGTTAGTATACATGTTAATATTGACTAGTTATTGTTCAATAATCTTTAATTTATTGTCCTTGCTGCAGTGTACATCAATCAAGCAGAAGCTAGCTACTtgaacaaagaaattaaaacaaatatagtagTGGTTGCACAACCTAGAGCCTGGCTAATAATCTAGTTATCTAGGTGTAGAAATTGTGCAAAAGAAAACCTGCATCTTTGGTTTAACAGTGGTTGATAACTCAATTACTGTTTATTTCAGATACAGAACACCTAAtactattatattaaaaatggttATGATCAAAAACAGGAATTTGAACACTGTAAGGTTGTTAAGTGGTATAAGTCATCAAATTTAGACTAAGAATGAGCCTGAATACTTACAGAAGTGCTTTGCATAAAAAACAGCCATGCTTTATAGGGATGATAATTGAAGAAGCCTAGTTTTGCAATTCCTTTTCGCCAGTTGTGCAGTAATGATGATTGGAACTTGCCCTCTCTGAGTACTCAATTCGTGAGCGAGAGTTGCTTCCTAAGACTGAACATTTAATATACACTGCTATATGAAATATGGGATAGTATGTTGTCATTGCAGGGCTTGTGGTTGTGTTCTAATATCAACCATTTTCTATTGCCAAAATAAGACCTGGCATTCAGTCCTTGCCATTTAATGCCAGAATCTTCTTGCTTCGCATAACATGTACTGCTTGTTTCAACTGGAAATCAGGACTGTGTACGAATTCTTATAACTTCATGATATCTATTACTGAgccaaaattattattattaagccTAGAAACAGAGTTTGCACAACCTAGAGCCTGGCTAACATTCTAGTTATCTAGGTGTAGAAATTGTGCAAAATAATACCTGTGTCTTTGGTTGAACAGTggtcgataatcggttactgtTTATTTCAGATACAGAACACCTAATATTATAATACTAAAATGGTTATGACCTATTGCACTAATTTGAACATACACCACTAGGTGTATGATCGGACTCTCAAGTCTCTTGACTCAGTGAGTCATCGGAATTAGACTTTTGATAAACAAACTAGAGTATTCTCAATCAGCTttgcataaaacaattgaacagCCATGCAATTTTACATCCCAAAATTAAACAAGCCTTATTTTGTATTTCCCAATTTGCCAGTTATAAAGTTATGATGATTGGAACTTGCCCTCTCTGAGTACTCAAAACATGAGCGAGAGTTGCTTCCTAAGACTGAACTTTCAACATTGAAATCTTACTACATTAAATCTTAATTTGAGCAAACTTGAAAAGCATATTACCATTGCTTGTTCTTGTgataattttgaccactgtcCACTGTAAAATAATCccagtaaatgcaaaaaaatctTGGTATAAAATGCACTGCTGGTTTCACAAACTTGGTTTGAAAAGGGTTCAGCCCTTGCTTGTATAATTGCACAACCTAGAGCCTGGCTAACATTCTAGTTATCTAGGTGTAGAAATTGTGCGAAAGAAAACCTGCATCTTTGGTTGAACGGTGATTGATACTCAGTTACTGTTTATTTCAGATTCAGAACagctaaatatatattcaaaagtGGTTATGGCCTAATGCACTAATTTGAATGTTGTTAAGTGGTATAAGATCTCTCTGCTAGTTATCAAAGTTATACTTATGGATAAATAAGTCTGAATACTTTAACTTTGTATTTCCATTTGGCCAGGTTTGAAGTAATGATGATTGGAACTTGCCCTCTCTGAGTACTCAATTCGTGAGCGAGAGTTGCTTCCTAAGACTGAACTTTCAACTTTCAAGATTTGTTACATAAATTGTAAATTTGAGGGAGCCCAGAAAACATTTCTCAATTAAAGGAGTTGTTTGCATGTGCTAATTTTGTCCTCTGTTAAAATGATCCCTTGCAGATGTTGATTTTATCTTGCTTGGTATAATGTGTACTGCTGGTTTCACCCTCTGGCTTTGAAACCGACACTGTTCTGGttcatataagttaaataatTCACTTTACCCAGTACTGAAGTTGTTATTGCAATGAAgcaaaaattaatttgttttaactaaaataaaacttgtttgcACAACCTAGAGCCTGGCTAACATTCTAGTTATCTAGGTGTAGAAATTGTGCTACAGAAAACCTGCATCTTTGGTTGAGCAGTTGTTGATACTCAGTTACTGTTTATTTCAGATTCAGAACAgctaaatataatagttttttcaaaatataataataaacttgaTAATTTCTTGAAAATCAATTTTTGTTGCTAGAGAGGCATGAGCAAGTAGAGTACATAAACTACAGTCAGCAAATGCTACCCTAATAcagttattgtttcatttattatgcTGTAAGCCTTCTAAAAATGTCCATGTTTTGACAAGATTGCTTCTATTTCAGGTGGTAAACTTGTGTACCTGTACAAGAAGAAGCTTGGGAGCGTACCAAAATGTGGAGACTGCAAGGCCGTCAAACTGCATGGTGTAAGTTGACAGGAGTGAAGTATACGCTATAAATTGAAGATCATTGCTTTTGGTAGTAAATGGTGATAaatgaaatgatgaaaataaacttTCCCTCAGCTGATTTCCTGATGGATGTTCGATATTTCTGAtcaccaaaaataaaatgaagcaATCAGTCCTCGAAATTAGGATTTTGAATGAACAAGCCCTAATTCTTGCATTGTTAATTGGCTGATTAAGTTTACAAAGTTATGGATTTTGAGCAAGAGTGGCAAACAATTTATGCAGGCTTAAGCAATTTTGGATCtgccaacattttttttgctgaaATTTCCGCTACCTTTATGTTCAGGTTATTACAGTCCATCGTCATCTTAGCTAGGTTTGAAGTGGTGATGATTGGAACTTGCCCTCTCTGAGTACTCAAAACGTGAGCGAGAGTTGCTTCCTAAGACTGaacttcattttaaattgttcaaattgataatgtacaaaattaatgtaCCACTCAGGTCATTGGAATAagacttttgaatgaaaaaGCCTGAATTGTATACAAGTGTTAAGCATAAAAAATCAACTAACCCTGCTGTATAAAATTTAGAAATTGTGAAAAGCAGTATTTATCAGTTTGCAAAACCACAATTCATGCTGCTTGTACAGGACTAgtaggcttgtgctaattttgatcACTGATGTATATCATGTGTACATTTGCATTACAAGAATGATGAAAAAAACTTTCCCTCAGCTGACTTCTGATGGATGCTTTAAATCTGACTTGTATCTGAAACAGCAAAGCTTTGTAGTCAACTTAATTCGATGTCTCGAAATTTGctaaaaagcaaaattttgaacataaatatgttgatacaaatatttttgtcagaagtGACTGCTTATTTCTGACACGATGTTATGATGATTGGAACTTGCCCTCTCTGAGTACTCAAATTGTGAGCGAGAGTTGCTTCCTAAGACTGAACCATTTCACAACCATGAAAATATTAACGTTGATCAGAAATCCCCATGTGCTTATTTATAACTTGTGTAATGATGATTGGAACTTGCCCTCTCTGAGTACTCAAAACATGAGCGAGAGTTGCTTCCCAAGACTGAACCTTTGTGATTCATTTCccaattgaaaatattaattttgatcaGAAAGTCACTGATAGAGATAGGAGCAGGAGGGGGACACCTTTCTGTTTATACAGTAGTAATCTTAACAAATATTACTTCAAAGAGTTTAGGTACTTGTATTAGATCTTTCGAGTTTTTCCGTGTATTTCAGATCACCCCAGCACGGCCTAAGGAGTTGATGTCCATGACCAAGAGACTGAAGACCGTGTCCCGCTGTTACGGTGGATCTCGCTGCCACAAATGTGTTAGAGACAGGTGAGGCTAGACACGAAATGCTTAGGATTATTCATTTTTACCTCCCCTATTTATAATGGAGAAATGGGGGAGGATGAGCATGAATTATCACAAGGTTACTTGTAATTTTTTtgatctttttttgtttttcactcCTTGAAATTGAGAAATTTTGATGGCCTTGGTGTTGTTTTAACTGGAAATGTACCAAAATCCATGATGATTATGGAAATAGTAGTAAAATAAAGTTTCAGATTCAAAGATAATTTGGCCGTTTATGTTGTTGAGTTGTCTATTAgggttttgttttttcaattgcCAGTTGTGTAGTAATGATGATTGGAACTTGCCCTCTCTGAGTACTCAAATCGTGAGCGAGAGTTGCTTCCTAAGACTGAACTTCCAACTGGTTGGTCCTTTTTAGGCTGTCCTTACTGGCTTGCTTCTCGggtaaatttcaaaatcattaattatattaaatcatCTTAGCTAGAAAGTTAAAATATTCTATCCACtttattttcactatttattGTTAAGTTGGGGTTAGACTAGGCGAGAGCTACACTTTTAAGACTAATGTCTAACCATGGATTTTCTTCGCAcatttatgaaagaaaaaaagcatTATGGAAAGCATATAGGAAGGGATAAATTGCACATATATTTTGTCTGATCCTCACTTGTGAGTGTGACAAAAGCTCTCCGGTTGTTGATGCCGTTCCATAAATAGTGGAATGTTTCTGAACGAAATTGTCCATTTAAGCGATGACCTCCTACTGTCAGTTACCAGACACCActacagttatgaatatttcatATAGAACTGTCTAGCAGTTAGTGGGCTGAAAATAAACTAGTTAGGAGAAATAGGATGGTTTTCATGCTTGTTAAATTTATGTCTGTGGTTGCTAATACTtggttttaaatgctttttatgAAACGGAACTTAAATCGTTGTAGCCATTTCGTTTTAAAATACATCTGGGATGATTCAGTGCTTCTGCGGATGTTGTGTTGACATAGTAGCTGTTATAATGGTAGTTTATATCAAAAACCTGTTATTTGTCATCTTCATGTGAAAAGCCTCAAAGCTGTTTTGAGTCTTTAGTTGTTCATGGCTCAATAGTTGTTGGGTCTCTAGCTTTGAACTTTGGCAAAGATTGATTGCTCACTTGATCAGTCTCGATAGATCTATATTAATATGAAAGAGCTCTTTtgagagaaaaacaacattgatttaACGCTGCAGCAACACTTCCATTGTCGTAATAGTTCAATGGGTGATTTTAGAGGAGGTAAAATGGGATGAAATTGTGAGCACTGGGTTATGAAAAACAACCTTGATTCCAACTGCCACACTGATTTTTACCTTCCTGAAATTTCACTTTGATGTGATTAATCTACCTTTGGCACTGTGAACCATGCTTCCGCGCAATAAATTTCCATCCTGTGCAATCAATTCTCCAATCCTACATATTAGTGCTTCAATTATCG
Above is a genomic segment from Mya arenaria isolate MELC-2E11 chromosome 2, ASM2691426v1 containing:
- the LOC128221079 gene encoding 60S ribosomal protein L34-like yields the protein MVQRLTFRRRLSYNTKSNRRKISKTPGGKLVYLYKKKLGSVPKCGDCKAVKLHGITPARPKELMSMTKRLKTVSRCYGGSRCHKCVRDRIIRAFLIEEQKIVVRVLRAQQAAKK